A portion of the uncultured Draconibacterium sp. genome contains these proteins:
- a CDS encoding HlyD family efflux transporter periplasmic adaptor subunit — protein sequence MAKKQNIEIHNEEVREIMQQIPGSVLRWGLTAIFLIFFFIIIGTYFFTFNEVVSAPLIITTTNPPAPLITKTSGRISQWFVSDGEPVKKGDKIAVIFSSANLADVIVADSIINEIEILGRQQIDQNLPDNLELGDINDSYSQIFLYMKEYQRYLNDNILPQKIELLKQQMLKQEQQYQLSLDEEKMIKQQLEIAQKDYNAHKKMLDRGGISESEVERAHSKFIQEKRGYTNFLSSLKSSEINILNQKRSLIEMQEQHRNEIAQYESNIFEAILTFKDNVKLWKETYLIVSPINGKVTFTNYWSANHVVTSGNRLATIVPTNNTSIICRAVVPSSGIGKVKIGQAVNIKLSGYPYMQHGILIGRVQSISLVPENDGYIVEISLYKGMESSYKEQLRLVQEMDGTAEIITSKMRLIYRFINPTKGFMN from the coding sequence TTGGCAAAAAAACAAAATATAGAAATTCATAACGAAGAAGTCAGAGAAATCATGCAACAAATACCAGGGAGTGTACTTCGATGGGGACTAACAGCTATATTCCTGATATTTTTCTTTATAATAATAGGAACCTATTTTTTTACGTTTAACGAAGTAGTATCAGCACCTCTTATTATTACTACTACAAACCCACCAGCTCCTTTAATTACTAAAACCTCAGGTCGTATAAGTCAATGGTTTGTTTCAGATGGCGAACCGGTTAAAAAGGGTGATAAAATAGCCGTGATTTTTAGTTCGGCTAATTTGGCGGACGTTATAGTTGCCGATTCGATAATAAATGAAATTGAGATACTGGGACGTCAACAGATTGACCAGAATTTACCTGACAATCTTGAATTGGGAGATATTAATGATTCTTATTCTCAGATATTTTTATATATGAAAGAATACCAAAGGTATCTAAATGATAACATTCTGCCACAAAAAATCGAACTGCTCAAACAACAAATGTTAAAACAGGAACAACAATATCAGCTAAGCCTTGACGAAGAAAAAATGATTAAACAGCAATTAGAAATTGCACAAAAAGATTATAACGCTCATAAAAAAATGCTGGATAGAGGTGGAATATCCGAGTCGGAGGTTGAAAGAGCACATTCCAAATTTATACAGGAGAAACGAGGGTATACCAATTTCTTGTCTTCTTTAAAATCTTCTGAAATAAACATTCTTAATCAAAAACGTTCTCTGATTGAAATGCAGGAACAGCACAGAAATGAGATCGCACAATATGAATCTAATATTTTCGAAGCTATTCTAACTTTTAAAGATAACGTCAAGCTATGGAAGGAAACGTACTTAATTGTTAGTCCAATTAATGGAAAAGTTACATTTACAAATTATTGGAGCGCAAATCATGTTGTAACTTCAGGTAATCGTTTGGCAACTATTGTTCCGACAAATAACACTTCCATTATATGCAGGGCAGTGGTTCCTTCTTCTGGAATTGGGAAAGTAAAAATTGGACAAGCGGTCAACATTAAACTTTCTGGCTATCCTTATATGCAACATGGAATTTTGATTGGCAGGGTGCAATCGATTTCGCTTGTTCCTGAAAATGATGGATATATTGTGGAAATATCATTGTATAAAGGTATGGAGTCGAGTTATAAAGAACAGCTAAGGCTTGTTCAGGAAATGGATGGAACAGCCGAGATAATAACTTCAAAGATGAGATTGATATATCGTTTTATCAATCCGACAAAAGGATTTATGAACTGA